In Vicugna pacos chromosome 10, VicPac4, whole genome shotgun sequence, the following proteins share a genomic window:
- the SERPING1 gene encoding plasma protease C1 inhibitor, with the protein MASRLTPLTLLLLLLLSRDGASWLNDTRNNPVHPESVQGGESEGGISEGDVLKDVPSKGDISEGDVLKDVPSKGDISEGDVLKDVPSKGGISEGDVLKDVPSKGDISEGDVLKDVPSKGDISEGSILNDVPIQRTEGSSILPKTNRTIILANTALTTQPFNQTNTQPTQPTTEPICPAPDTSCSGSESHSAEAVLGEALTDFSVKLYHAFSAMKKPETNMVFSPFSIASLLTQVLLGAGGETKKNLESLLAYPKDFTCVHEALKAFTSEGFTSVSQIFHSPDLTIRDTFINASGNLYGSRPTALGNDSSVNLELINNWVAKKTNHKISHLLNSLPADTRLVLLNAIYLSAKWKIAFDPVQKNKEAFYLKSSVIKVHMLTSKKYPVAHFVDRTLKARVGRLQLSHNLSLVILVPLTMKHYLQEIENALSVPVFKAVMEKLESLKFHPTHLMMPRIKVKSNQDMLSIMEKLEFFDFSYDLNLCGLTEDPDLQVSGMQHQSMLELTETGVEAAAASVISVARNLMTFDVQQPFLFLLWDQQHKFPVFMGRVYDPRT; encoded by the exons GATGGCGCATCCTGGCTAAATGACACCCGCAACAACCCTGTGCATCCAGAGAGCGTGCAAGGAGGGGAAAGTGAAGGAGGCATCTCAGAGGGAGATGTTCTCAAGGACGTACCCAGTAAAGGAGATATCTCAGAGGGAGATGTTCTCAAGGACGTACCCAGTAAAGGAGATATCTCAGAGGGAGATGTTCTCAAGGATGTACCCAGTAAAGGAGGTATCTCAGAGGGAGATGTTCTCAAGGACGTACCCAGTAAAGGAGATATCTCAGAGGGAGATGTTCTCAAGGACGTACCCAGTAAAGGAGATATCTCAGAGGGAAGTATTCTGAACGATGTACCGATTCAACGCACCGAGGGCTCTTCCATCTTGCCTAAAACCAACAGGACCATCATTCTAGCCAATACTGCTCTCACCACCCAACCCTTCAACCAGACAAACACTCAGCCCACCCAGCCCACTACTGAGCCCATCTGCCCGGCACCTGACACCTCCTGCTCTGGCTCGGAAAGCCATTCAGCAGAGGCCGTGCTGGGGGAGGCTTTGACCGATTTCTCCGTGAAGCTCTACCACGCTTTCTCAGCAATGAAGAAGCCTGAGACCAACATGGTCTTCTCCCCGTTCAGCATCGCCAGCCTCCTCACTCAAGTCCTGCTTG GGGCTGGAGGAGAAACCAAGAAAAACCTGGAAAGCCTCCTCGCTTACCCCAAAGACTTCACCTGTGTCCATGAGGCCCTGAAAGCCTTCACATCCGAAGGCTTCACTTCAGTCTCTCAAATCTTCCACAGCCCAG ACCTGACCATCAGGGACACCTTTATAAACGCCTCTGGGAACCTGTATGGCAGCAGGCCCACAGCCCTAGGAAATGACAGTAGTGTCAACTTGGAGCTCATCAACAACTGGGTGGCCAAGAAGACCAACCACAAGATCAGCCACCTGCTAAACAGCCTGCCTGCCGACACCCGCCTTGTCCTCCTCAACGCCATCTACCTGAGTG caAAGTGGAAGATAGCATTTGATCCCGTCCAAAAAAACAAGGAGGCCTTTTACCTCAAATCCTCTGTGATAAAAGTGCACATGTTGACTAGCAAGAAGTACCCTGTGGCCCATTTCGTGGACAGAACGTTGAAGGCCAGG GTGGGCCGTCTGCAACTGTCCCACAACCTGAGCTTGGTGATCCTGGTGCCCCTCACGATGAAACACTATCTCCAAGAAATAGAGAATGCTCTCAGCGTCCCTGTCTTCAAGGCCGTCATGGAGAAGCTGGAGTCCCTCAAGTTCCACCCCACTCATCTGATGATGCCTCGCATCAAAGTAAAGAGCAACCAGGACATGCTGTCAATCATGGAGAAGCTCG AATTCTTTGACTTTTCCTACGACCTTAACCTGTGTGGGCTGACCGAGGACCCGGATCTTCAGGTTTCTGGGATGCAGCATCAGTCCATGCTGGAGCTGACAGAGACCGGGGTGGAGGCAGCTGCAGCCTCGGTTATCTCTGTGGCCCGCAATTTGATGACCTTTGACGTGCAGCAGCCTTTCCTCTTTCTGCTCTGGGACCAGCAGCACAA